In the genome of Pseudarthrobacter sp. IC2-21, one region contains:
- a CDS encoding GntR family transcriptional regulator: MPGRIAAVSIVEAIAADLRSRVFSGELGSGEALTETDVASTYEVARPTAKASIEKLVAEGLLDRGTHKTARVVDLGPESVRDIYLARAYLESEVLRRLASGRTVPAGAVQANKDIAAVKSGAPLDVVEPDMRFHTSLIDAVGNTRISKMYRSLVGEVRLCMSRVQSLHLLDTALIQAEHQRLLELIEEGRGDEAAGLLDVHLGRARERLVAAMGGEAGPEAQLPSDLVAE, translated from the coding sequence GTGCCCGGTCGCATTGCAGCAGTCTCCATCGTGGAGGCGATCGCCGCAGATCTGCGGAGCCGCGTCTTCTCCGGTGAGCTCGGTTCCGGGGAGGCGCTCACCGAGACGGACGTCGCTTCCACCTACGAGGTGGCCCGCCCCACCGCCAAAGCCTCCATTGAAAAGCTCGTGGCCGAAGGGCTGCTGGACAGGGGAACGCACAAGACGGCACGCGTGGTGGATCTGGGACCGGAGTCGGTCCGGGACATCTACCTGGCCAGGGCCTACCTGGAAAGCGAAGTGCTCCGCCGGCTTGCCTCCGGCCGGACCGTTCCGGCCGGAGCCGTACAGGCGAACAAGGACATTGCCGCAGTGAAGAGCGGAGCGCCGCTGGACGTGGTGGAACCGGACATGAGGTTCCACACCAGCCTGATCGATGCTGTGGGCAATACGCGCATCAGCAAGATGTACCGGTCGCTCGTTGGGGAAGTCCGCCTGTGCATGTCCCGTGTACAGTCGCTGCACCTCCTCGACACCGCCCTGATCCAGGCGGAGCACCAGAGGCTGCTGGAACTGATTGAGGAAGGCCGGGGCGACGAGGCCGCCGGCCTGCTCGACGTCCATTTGGGGCGCGCCCGTGAACGGCTGGTCGCTGCAATGGGTGGCGAGGCCGGACCTGAAGCCCAGTTGCCGTCCGACCTGGTAGCCGAGTAA
- a CDS encoding alpha/beta hydrolase translates to MMEAVAAVIGRNNVTISGRDDGPVMMFAHGFGCDQAMWRKLLPYFADDYRLVLFDHVGAGHSDISAYDWEKYGSLNGYASDLLEICAALDLEDVILVGHSVSTMIAVIAAVQDPNRFSHLVLLAPSPRHTDDPYDGYVGGFSREDIEGLLASLDSDYFAWAAALAPVVMGNPQEPELAEDLRVSFCRTNPTIARHFAGVTFFSDTRPELKKVRTSCLILQCSNDRLAPPEVGAYLHKNLEHSTLVQLQATGHCPHVSAPDETARAILHYLETRS, encoded by the coding sequence GTGATGGAAGCAGTTGCCGCCGTAATCGGCCGGAACAACGTCACCATATCCGGCCGGGATGATGGGCCTGTCATGATGTTTGCCCACGGCTTCGGCTGCGACCAGGCTATGTGGCGGAAGCTGCTGCCCTATTTCGCTGACGATTACCGGCTGGTGCTCTTTGATCATGTTGGTGCGGGACACTCCGACATCAGCGCCTATGACTGGGAGAAGTACGGGTCCCTGAACGGGTACGCGTCGGACCTGCTGGAGATTTGCGCCGCCCTTGACCTTGAGGACGTCATCCTGGTGGGACACAGTGTCAGCACCATGATCGCCGTGATCGCCGCCGTGCAGGACCCCAACCGTTTCTCCCACCTGGTCCTGCTTGCTCCTTCGCCCCGTCATACGGATGACCCGTACGACGGCTACGTGGGCGGCTTTTCGCGGGAAGACATCGAGGGCCTGCTGGCATCCCTGGACAGCGACTACTTCGCCTGGGCCGCGGCCTTGGCCCCCGTGGTGATGGGCAACCCGCAGGAGCCCGAATTAGCGGAGGACCTGCGCGTTAGCTTCTGCCGGACAAATCCGACCATCGCACGGCACTTCGCGGGGGTAACTTTCTTCTCCGACACCCGCCCTGAACTGAAAAAGGTGCGCACCAGCTGCCTGATACTGCAGTGCTCCAACGATCGGCTTGCCCCGCCGGAAGTGGGTGCCTACCTGCACAAGAATCTGGAACACAGCACCCTGGTGCAGCTCCAGGCCACCGGGCACTGCCCCCACGTCAGTGCCCCGGATGAAACAGCCCGGGCGATTCTGCACTACCTCGAGACCCGCTCCTGA
- a CDS encoding P-loop NTPase fold protein, translating into MTEEWTSPPPWSDESLSKTDIAGRSEFAKAVAARIDSCADGQGSTVFGLVGSWGSGKTTLLKDIVGQLDDWKSVWFSPWSVADVGSITAEFVSALSEAFPKSPSVKDRLASYSRFGTPVLKMIPVVGDVMASVTTEAITALTKRPAWHSEFGALSEEIAGQHHRVLVIVDDVDRLDGDELRSLLRVVRLLGRFVNVHYLMAYDQATIETVLASAGAKGESSDFMEKIVQYPFEVPPTPMVVRRRWSRQILDEVSPADETIAGLHAEHREELVRILASGLETPRAAERLREQMLSLSGLVADAEVDAFDFTALTWLRIAHHQVWDEIRRKSDEYLSWRESDSVETHQRRMERVESLVVRGHAKPVQDAVSYLFEPMGVMGALAGRQGRMQKARYFDRYFQVGLADDDVSERKTQNALRELSNGIGGTPEIAALKAIILGQDVERSALALEVAGNLRSASLTTSLAILDYVEDICSNLKLSGKLHPFRLSTAERWLAKEIFLALDTKLMSAGKVIARFGYQFLTDSAYAIKRSGGHDHAQIKNLYADVARHWVAEVRYEPLASTLVRPELILMTSFCVWIRDLEDHIGFLSERIVDGRKLIDAATGYVSFDEWVGADVTYDVVFREQEFRFAVGEALRESVLAEISPVGGVPDYAVSDLASREQTEAQRRDFAIRSVLALDTREPPG; encoded by the coding sequence ATGACTGAAGAGTGGACCTCCCCGCCGCCGTGGAGCGATGAATCGCTGTCAAAAACTGACATTGCGGGCCGCAGCGAATTTGCTAAGGCTGTCGCCGCGCGCATTGACTCTTGTGCCGACGGCCAAGGCTCAACAGTTTTTGGGCTTGTAGGTTCGTGGGGGAGCGGCAAGACCACGCTCTTGAAGGACATAGTTGGGCAACTGGACGACTGGAAAAGTGTTTGGTTCAGTCCGTGGTCGGTCGCAGATGTCGGCTCGATTACAGCAGAGTTTGTGTCCGCCCTCTCGGAAGCTTTCCCAAAGTCGCCGTCAGTGAAAGATAGACTCGCGTCATATTCGCGCTTCGGCACCCCCGTGCTCAAGATGATCCCGGTAGTAGGGGACGTAATGGCCTCTGTCACCACAGAGGCCATTACTGCGCTGACAAAAAGACCAGCCTGGCATTCGGAGTTCGGCGCGCTCAGCGAAGAGATTGCAGGGCAGCACCATCGGGTGCTGGTGATAGTCGACGATGTTGACCGGCTCGACGGTGACGAACTGCGCTCACTGTTGCGAGTGGTGCGGCTCCTAGGGAGATTCGTTAATGTGCATTACCTCATGGCCTATGATCAGGCCACGATTGAAACCGTCCTCGCTTCAGCGGGTGCGAAGGGCGAAAGCTCTGACTTCATGGAGAAGATCGTTCAATACCCATTCGAGGTTCCGCCAACACCGATGGTCGTGCGCCGTCGTTGGAGTAGGCAGATTCTGGACGAAGTCAGCCCAGCAGATGAAACCATAGCTGGCCTGCACGCTGAGCATCGCGAGGAGCTCGTCAGAATACTTGCGTCCGGACTGGAAACTCCCCGAGCAGCAGAGCGACTACGTGAGCAGATGCTTAGTCTTTCCGGTCTCGTTGCCGATGCAGAGGTAGATGCCTTCGATTTCACTGCTTTGACCTGGCTTCGTATTGCACATCACCAAGTTTGGGATGAGATCCGTCGGAAATCCGACGAATACCTGTCATGGCGGGAGAGCGATTCCGTCGAGACGCATCAAAGAAGGATGGAACGCGTCGAATCCCTAGTGGTACGCGGACATGCCAAGCCAGTTCAGGATGCAGTCAGCTATCTGTTCGAACCGATGGGCGTTATGGGGGCGCTTGCCGGCCGACAAGGCCGGATGCAGAAGGCTCGATACTTCGACCGCTACTTTCAAGTGGGACTTGCCGACGATGACGTGAGTGAACGAAAAACGCAGAATGCGCTGAGAGAACTCTCCAACGGAATTGGTGGTACTCCGGAAATTGCAGCTCTGAAGGCCATTATCCTCGGACAGGATGTAGAGCGGTCGGCACTCGCGCTAGAGGTCGCTGGCAACCTGCGTAGCGCCAGTCTTACGACCTCGCTCGCCATTCTCGACTACGTGGAGGATATTTGCTCAAATCTTAAATTGAGCGGGAAGTTGCACCCCTTCCGCCTCTCAACGGCAGAACGCTGGCTAGCCAAGGAGATTTTTCTCGCGCTCGACACAAAGCTCATGTCGGCGGGGAAAGTGATCGCACGATTTGGCTACCAGTTTCTCACCGATAGCGCGTACGCCATTAAACGGTCTGGTGGTCACGACCATGCTCAGATTAAGAATCTGTACGCCGATGTCGCGCGACATTGGGTCGCCGAGGTGCGCTACGAGCCGTTAGCGTCAACTCTCGTCAGGCCCGAATTAATCTTGATGACGTCCTTCTGCGTTTGGATCCGTGATCTCGAGGACCACATAGGCTTCTTATCGGAACGCATAGTTGACGGAAGAAAGCTCATTGATGCCGCTACCGGATACGTATCTTTCGACGAATGGGTTGGGGCCGACGTTACGTATGATGTTGTCTTTCGAGAACAAGAGTTTCGGTTTGCCGTAGGTGAGGCCCTGAGAGAGTCAGTTCTGGCCGAGATTTCTCCCGTGGGTGGAGTTCCCGATTACGCCGTATCAGACCTGGCTAGCAGGGAGCAGACGGAGGCACAACGGCGAGATTTCGCCATCCGCAGTGTTCTCGCGCTGGATACTCGTGAGCCTCCTGGATAA
- the metH gene encoding methionine synthase, translating to MPRFALDIESVPRPVRAQKLLDSVNHRVVIADGAMGTMLQGRELSLEDDFLGLEGCNEILNHTRPDVLADIHDAYFAVGVDAVETNTFGANWSNLSDYGIDDRIEELARKGAEIARERAEAAAKTDGRMRWVLGSMGPGTKLPSLGHTTYDYLKQTFALQAEGLIDGGADAFLIETSQDLLQTKAAVNGCKQAIVTRGIRLPIFVEVTVETTGTMLMGSEIGAALTALEPLGVDAIGLNCATGPDEMSEHLRHLSKQSSVAIACMPNAGLPVLGPNGAHYPLSPTELATAHEQFVREFGLGLVGGCCGTTPEHMAAVVERLSPFRTEAAVTSGGRGADGSRVPTEREAGIASLYHHVNFDQELAYLAIGERTNANGSKAFRQAMLEERWDDCVDIAREQVRVGAHLLDVCIDYVGRDGVADIKEIVSRFASASTLPLVIDSTEPPVLRAGLELIGGRPVVNSVNYEDGDGPDSRFARIMPLVKEHGTAVIALTIDEQGQARTTEGKVAIASRLVDALVGEWGMRVEDIIVDALTFPIATGQEETRRDGIETIEAIRQITAKYPGINTTLGVSNVSFGLNPAARMALNSVFLHEAVQAGLTSGIIDAAKIVPLASLPEEQRKVALDLVYDRREYDADGNVTYDPLNIMLDMFAGVDTAALKDQRAAELAALPTGERLQRRIIDGEGKGLEEDLDLARSEGMSPLGIINDQLLEGMKVVGERFGAGEMQLPFVLQSAEVMKNAVALLEPHMEKSDASGKGTMVIATVRGDVHDIGKNLVDIILTNNGYKVINIGIKQGIAEIMAAAEEHNADVIGMSGLLVKSTVVMKENLAELQSRGLAKKWPIILGGAALTRAYVEQDLAEQFDGVVRYAKDAFEGLSLMEPLVRVARGESPDDVGLLPLKKRIHKGGAKFTVTEPEAMPGRSDVATDNPVPAPPFWGTRIVRGVSLHDYSAFLDERATFMGQWGLKPGRGEDGASYEELVEREGRPRLRYWLDRILGEGMLDASVAYGYFPVVSEGEQVVVLHHGEDRDGVLGTAGLLAPDGGSGGPIGTDRLSFNFPRQRRDRHLCLADFVKSRESGQVDVLPVQLVTAGSKIEEFTSKMFAANQYRDYYELNGLVMQLTEALAEFWHARIRKELGFAAEEPKDTAGYFKLDYRGARFSLGYPACPDMEDRRKVTELLKPERMGVILSDELMLHPEQSTDAFVFHHPEAKYFKV from the coding sequence ATGCCTCGGTTTGCGCTTGATATTGAGTCCGTGCCCCGCCCCGTCCGGGCCCAGAAACTCCTGGACTCGGTGAACCACCGGGTCGTCATTGCCGATGGGGCGATGGGCACCATGCTGCAGGGCCGCGAGCTTTCGCTCGAGGACGACTTCCTGGGGCTGGAAGGCTGCAACGAGATCCTCAACCACACGCGCCCGGATGTCCTCGCGGACATCCACGACGCGTACTTCGCCGTGGGCGTCGACGCGGTCGAGACGAACACTTTCGGCGCGAACTGGTCCAACCTCTCCGACTACGGCATCGACGACCGGATCGAAGAGCTCGCCCGCAAGGGCGCGGAGATCGCCCGCGAGCGTGCCGAAGCGGCAGCGAAAACGGATGGCCGCATGCGCTGGGTCCTGGGCTCCATGGGCCCGGGCACCAAGCTCCCCAGCCTCGGCCACACCACCTACGACTACCTCAAGCAGACCTTCGCCCTGCAGGCCGAGGGCCTCATCGACGGCGGCGCGGACGCCTTCCTCATCGAAACCAGCCAGGACCTCCTGCAGACCAAAGCTGCGGTCAACGGCTGCAAGCAGGCCATCGTCACCCGCGGCATCCGGCTCCCCATCTTCGTGGAAGTGACCGTCGAAACCACCGGAACCATGCTCATGGGATCCGAAATCGGCGCGGCACTCACCGCCCTCGAGCCGCTCGGCGTCGACGCCATCGGCCTGAACTGCGCCACCGGGCCGGACGAGATGAGCGAGCACCTCCGCCACCTCTCCAAGCAGTCCTCCGTGGCCATCGCCTGCATGCCCAACGCCGGCCTGCCCGTCCTCGGCCCCAACGGCGCGCACTACCCGCTCTCACCCACCGAACTCGCCACCGCGCACGAGCAGTTCGTGCGCGAATTCGGCCTGGGCCTGGTGGGCGGCTGCTGCGGTACGACGCCGGAACACATGGCCGCCGTCGTCGAACGTCTGTCACCCTTCCGCACCGAAGCCGCGGTCACCAGCGGCGGGCGCGGCGCCGACGGCAGCCGCGTCCCCACCGAGCGTGAAGCCGGCATCGCATCCCTCTACCACCACGTGAACTTCGACCAGGAACTGGCGTACCTCGCCATTGGCGAGCGCACCAACGCGAACGGTTCCAAGGCGTTCCGCCAGGCCATGCTGGAGGAGCGCTGGGACGACTGCGTGGACATCGCCCGCGAGCAGGTCCGCGTCGGCGCGCACCTGCTGGATGTCTGCATCGACTATGTAGGGCGCGACGGCGTGGCCGACATCAAGGAGATCGTCTCCCGTTTCGCGTCTGCCTCCACCCTCCCACTCGTCATCGACTCCACCGAACCGCCCGTGCTGCGGGCCGGGCTCGAACTCATCGGCGGCCGCCCCGTGGTCAACTCCGTCAACTACGAGGACGGTGACGGCCCGGACAGCCGCTTCGCCCGCATCATGCCGCTCGTGAAGGAACACGGCACCGCCGTGATCGCCCTGACCATCGACGAACAGGGCCAGGCCCGCACCACCGAAGGCAAGGTGGCCATCGCCTCCCGCCTCGTCGACGCCCTGGTGGGCGAATGGGGGATGCGCGTCGAGGACATCATCGTGGACGCCCTGACCTTCCCCATCGCCACCGGCCAGGAGGAAACCCGCCGGGACGGCATCGAAACCATCGAGGCCATCCGCCAGATCACCGCCAAGTACCCCGGCATCAACACCACCCTCGGCGTCTCCAACGTGTCCTTCGGCCTGAACCCGGCAGCGCGCATGGCCCTGAACTCGGTGTTCCTGCACGAGGCCGTGCAGGCTGGCCTGACCAGCGGCATCATCGACGCCGCCAAGATCGTCCCGCTCGCCTCACTGCCTGAGGAGCAGCGCAAGGTGGCCCTGGACCTCGTCTATGACCGCCGCGAATACGACGCCGACGGCAACGTCACGTACGACCCCCTGAACATCATGCTGGACATGTTCGCCGGCGTCGACACCGCAGCGCTCAAGGACCAGCGCGCTGCGGAACTCGCGGCGCTGCCCACCGGCGAACGCCTGCAGCGGCGCATCATCGACGGCGAAGGCAAGGGCCTCGAAGAGGACCTCGACCTCGCCCGCAGCGAGGGCATGTCACCGCTCGGCATCATCAACGACCAGCTGCTCGAAGGCATGAAGGTCGTCGGTGAGCGCTTCGGCGCCGGCGAGATGCAGCTGCCGTTCGTGCTGCAGTCCGCCGAGGTGATGAAGAACGCCGTGGCCCTGCTCGAGCCGCACATGGAGAAGTCGGATGCCTCGGGCAAGGGCACCATGGTGATCGCCACCGTCCGCGGCGACGTGCACGACATCGGCAAGAACCTGGTGGACATCATCCTCACCAACAACGGCTACAAGGTCATCAACATCGGCATCAAGCAGGGCATCGCCGAGATCATGGCCGCAGCCGAGGAACACAACGCCGACGTGATCGGCATGTCCGGGCTTCTGGTGAAGTCCACCGTGGTGATGAAGGAAAACCTCGCCGAACTCCAGTCCCGGGGCCTGGCGAAGAAGTGGCCCATCATCCTCGGCGGCGCAGCCCTGACCCGCGCCTACGTGGAGCAGGACCTGGCGGAGCAGTTCGACGGCGTGGTCCGGTACGCCAAGGACGCCTTCGAGGGCCTTTCCCTCATGGAGCCGCTGGTCCGCGTGGCCCGAGGCGAATCGCCGGACGACGTCGGCCTTCTGCCTTTGAAGAAGCGCATCCACAAGGGCGGCGCGAAGTTCACGGTGACCGAGCCGGAAGCGATGCCCGGCCGGTCCGACGTCGCCACTGACAACCCGGTGCCCGCCCCGCCGTTCTGGGGTACGCGCATCGTCCGCGGCGTTTCACTCCACGACTACTCGGCGTTCCTCGACGAGCGCGCCACGTTCATGGGCCAGTGGGGGCTCAAGCCCGGCCGTGGCGAGGACGGCGCCTCCTACGAGGAGCTGGTGGAACGCGAGGGCCGGCCGCGCCTGCGCTACTGGCTGGACCGCATCCTCGGCGAAGGCATGCTGGACGCGTCCGTCGCCTACGGCTACTTCCCGGTGGTTTCCGAAGGGGAGCAGGTGGTGGTGCTGCACCATGGGGAGGATCGCGACGGCGTCCTGGGCACTGCGGGGCTCCTCGCCCCGGACGGTGGTTCAGGCGGTCCGATCGGCACCGACCGGCTGAGCTTCAACTTCCCGCGCCAGCGCCGCGACCGGCACCTGTGCCTGGCCGACTTCGTGAAGTCCCGCGAATCCGGACAGGTGGACGTCCTGCCGGTGCAGCTGGTCACCGCCGGCTCGAAGATCGAGGAGTTCACGTCCAAGATGTTCGCCGCCAACCAGTACCGCGACTACTACGAGCTCAACGGCCTGGTCATGCAGCTTACCGAGGCGCTGGCGGAGTTCTGGCACGCGCGGATCCGCAAGGAACTGGGCTTCGCGGCCGAGGAGCCGAAGGACACGGCAGGGTATTTCAAGCTCGACTACCGCGGTGCCCGGTTCTCGCTCGGCTACCCCGCCTGCCCGGACATGGAGGACCGCCGCAAGGTGACCGAGCTGTTGAAGCCCGAGCGCATGGGCGTAATCCTCAGCGACGAACTGATGCTGCACCCCGAGCAGTCCACGGACGCGTTCGTGTTCCACCACCCGGAGGCCAAGTACTTCAAGGTGTGA
- a CDS encoding saccharopine dehydrogenase family protein — MDTSSREHDLVLYGATGFVGRLIAAYLAEHAPAGIRVGLAGRSTSRLEAVRSELPAAAHGWALIEADSGDADSIAALAADTRVLFTTVGPYAKHGLPVVEACARAGTHYADLAGEVSFIREAIDRCDALARTTGARIVHSCGYDSVPSDLAVLLLHQAAEADGAGGLAEVQLVARAKAGISGGTLESMRGQLDAMRSSTALRSLVADPYALSPDRTREPTTPQPPDAGPVRRSADGTWTAPFIMAPFNTRIVRRSNALQGWAYGRSLQYGEVMGVAPGPAGAVLARALTLGLRAFTGAMAFPLTRKVLDRFLPAPGAGPSISMQRGGWFHSQVTARTEDGRRYQAIAAGPGDPGYAATAVMAGETALALALDGDRLPPAKGSLTPATALGSVLIERLRAAGHTYAVSKLA, encoded by the coding sequence ATGGACACCTCATCTCGGGAACATGACCTCGTTCTTTATGGAGCGACGGGTTTCGTTGGCAGGCTGATCGCCGCCTACCTCGCCGAGCATGCACCAGCCGGGATTCGGGTTGGGCTCGCGGGCCGGTCCACGTCCAGGCTCGAGGCGGTCCGGTCGGAGTTGCCGGCCGCGGCGCACGGGTGGGCCCTCATCGAAGCCGACTCGGGGGATGCGGACTCGATCGCCGCCCTGGCTGCGGACACACGCGTGCTCTTCACCACCGTGGGTCCCTACGCGAAACACGGACTGCCCGTCGTCGAGGCCTGCGCCCGGGCCGGTACCCACTACGCCGACCTCGCCGGTGAGGTGTCCTTCATCCGGGAGGCGATTGATCGCTGCGACGCTCTGGCCAGGACGACCGGGGCCAGGATCGTTCACTCCTGCGGCTACGACTCTGTGCCGTCCGATCTCGCCGTACTGCTGCTGCATCAGGCCGCAGAAGCCGATGGCGCTGGCGGTTTGGCCGAGGTGCAACTCGTTGCGAGGGCCAAGGCCGGCATCAGCGGAGGCACGCTCGAATCGATGCGCGGGCAGCTCGATGCGATGCGATCGAGCACCGCCCTGCGGTCATTAGTCGCTGACCCCTACGCTTTGAGCCCCGACCGCACACGGGAGCCGACGACACCACAGCCTCCTGACGCCGGTCCTGTGCGCCGTTCCGCTGACGGCACCTGGACCGCGCCGTTCATCATGGCCCCGTTCAACACCCGGATAGTGCGCCGCAGCAACGCACTGCAGGGCTGGGCCTACGGCCGCTCCCTTCAGTACGGCGAGGTGATGGGGGTGGCCCCCGGACCGGCGGGAGCGGTCCTCGCCAGGGCGTTGACCCTGGGGCTCCGGGCATTCACGGGCGCGATGGCATTTCCACTGACCCGGAAGGTGCTCGACCGCTTTCTTCCGGCACCGGGTGCGGGTCCGAGCATCAGCATGCAGCGCGGGGGCTGGTTCCACTCCCAGGTCACCGCCCGCACCGAGGACGGCCGGCGTTACCAGGCGATTGCTGCTGGCCCCGGTGATCCCGGCTATGCCGCCACCGCCGTGATGGCAGGGGAGACTGCACTCGCTCTTGCCCTCGACGGTGACCGGCTGCCGCCCGCGAAAGGGTCGCTGACACCGGCCACCGCACTCGGCAGCGTGCTCATAGAGCGACTCCGCGCGGCCGGCCACACGTACGCGGTAAGCAAACTCGCCTGA